GGTTATAAATACCTCTGTTCTTGTTCAAGAATATAGCCCTCACGTTTCTAATGGTTGCGTGAGGCATGAATTTAGCTCAACAGACCAGACATAGACTTTGGCTTTGAGTGCAGGGGATTTTTACAGCCTAATTACATAATGACGTTATGCAGCTCAAATGTAAACAACATATTAAGCACTGACTGTTTCTGACGCTGTGATGATATTTGGGTGTTTCTTTAActataaccattttttttataatttttttgtcccGGGGCAATATTTTAccttttacattttgttatactgtatgaaagtgaaagtgacaaaaaaagtgaaagtgacgtgacatacagccaagtatggtgacccatactcagaattcgtgctctgcttttaacccatccaaagtgcacacacacagcagtgaacacacacacacaccatgaacacacacccgtagcagtgggcagccatttatgctgtggcacccggggaaCATTTGGGGGtttaatgccttgctcaagggcacctaagtcgtggtatgaAGGTCATGTTAAAGCAATCTTGTAAACTTTTGTctgttttagcatttatttttgttgCTTTCCAAatgccatttatatatatatttttttgttttactcttGTCCCAGACTGAGACCATCATAAAAATAtgatcattacatttttttaattatcataacGAAgagtgaattaatttaataatttactattaataACTTCTCCTTAGTTTTAGTGTTATTTTCACAACAATAAACAAGCTTtgcatctaataataataatataccagAATCAAGTTTATTGTTAAAGTTACCGTTTTTTTGCTGGAGTTGAAATATGTAATGTGTGAAGAAAatcaagataaatattttttatcatgcaTAATTTCTAGCTGTAATGTtgtttaattatgaaaaaaaattgaaatcaagtatttatttaaattatcttaAATGCTTGCTTTTAAATTGTGCTTAGCAAgacaaagcaaaaaataaataaaagtttaaaatgaaatttCAACCACAGAATGTTACTAAGCACAATACATAATTTGAGATGTGACTGAAATGACATTGCTGCTATAAAATAATAGGATTTTAAGAAAGTTTATTTTCCTAAAGTCCACAGGGCCGAAAGTGCACATGGTTGAAGAAACATCCACTTGCTATTCATCATCATTCTGGCAGCTGATTCAGTGATCTTTGGACCATTTGAGTTATTGCAAATGATGTAATATCAGGTTAAGAGTTTAAATTATGTAACATTATCTGAATATTTAGGAGTGTTATCAGTTTTGATCTTGTCTGCCAACATAAGGGGATTGTTGAAATGCCTAAACAAAGTGTGAGCAGCAAGCACATCTAAAGAAATGCTGCACAGTGTCATGTACAGGCCCAAGCAGAAGCTGTTTCACAGGGTTGAAAAAGGCTTTTTTGTCTATTCTCTATAATGCACTTGTTTGAATCTTTGTAGTCTTTatattggattttatttttttgatgcaataaacaaacttttatgcAGTATGCAGTTCTCTCAGTAAGCAATGTTGTTTTGCAGCTCCACGACATGTTGTGCGTGGCTCAGTAGCATTTCACTTGTGACCAAAGAGGAAACTGGTTAAATATAGAGagattcatatttacatttatgcttttgACAAAAGCTTTAATCTGAAGCAAGTTACACtgcattcaaggtacacatttatgTTTTATCAGTTCTTGATTTGCCTGGAAATCAAACCAATGACCTACCGGAAAGATACGTGATTAAAGGAATAAACACAAGGAAAtaagatttgcaaaaaaatataatgtttatacTTTGTACGTTTGGTTTATTTATATTCTTGTATGAATGACAGACATGGTAATATACCCAAAGTAGCCATTTTTACATGGCCTTCTGGGATCTAATCTGAGGCTTAAAAGCACAATTGGCTATAATTGTAGTATAAAAATACAGAGTAAGAAaagttatgttaaaaaaaattccacacaGATGAACAGATATCCTGTTTTACTCTATAAACCATGATCATAATTAGGCTTTCCGTCCATGTAGGTGTTGAAGAACACTTTGTGATCCTCTGTTTTAAACATGGTGGCTTTGACCACTGGATCCTCGAACATGCATTCAATCCACTTCCTTAACTCAGGAGTGTTGGCCAAACAACTGAAACACAAATAGAGACACAGAACTATTAAGTTTACAAGCAAGTTACACACTGGAGAAATACTTACAAAAGATGAATTCACAAGAAGTTTACTTGTTTTGTGCATAAAGTTCACTGAACTAAAGTGCTTTTCATTTCAACTTTCATTCAAGTTTTCATATCAGATTAACTTCACCTCTATGACTCAGCACACTATTCCTCTTGCTGTTGGgtaaaatatgtgtttttatcATACATTCATTATATATTGCATAATGTAATATGCatgtttctaataaaaataaaataaaaacgtactGCTTTACACCCATCATCTCTGCCCTCTCAAACCATGGCCAGATCAAGTAGTCTATCATTGTGATTGAAGCGCCGCCAAAGTATTTAGTCTTCTTTTTCGCCAGATACTGAAAAAaggtatataaaaataatttattaacagaaattgtAGAATTTTTCAGAATTCGTAGGAATTTTAGCCCACCTCGTTTAGTTGGGAGACTTTATCTGTAAATTCTACTTCAGCCGCTGAGAcgtcctctcctctcttcttgcCCATAGAGATCTTGTAGAAGTATGGAATCACCTAAAATGAAGACGAATTTCCAAAAATCAGTGCATAAATTCACTTCAATCAAAAAACAATGAAGATACATAATGTACATGTTCCATATTGACAAACTGCCTACCTTTGAATAAATCTCCAGCAGCATTCTCTGTTGGGCCCGCTCAAACGGGTCAGATGGGAGCAGTTTCTTCTCAGGGTAGGCCTCATCCAGGTACTCGCAGGTGATTGGTGACTCGTAGATCACCTGACCACTTGAGGTTTCCAATACTGGCACCGTCCCTGAAGGATTCTTCTCAAGAAACCAATCAGGCTTATCCTTCAAATTGATGTTGATAATTTCATGTCTATTTAAAAGGAATATAAAATCAATAGGCCTGCTAGTTAGTTTATAGATATTAAAGAGAGAGATTTTCCTCGCAACCacaacaaaaaatgttaattaagaaACTCAAATCTAATTGACGATCTAAATATCAGATGTACACATTAGGCACACCTCAAACCTCCATGTAACCCAATACTGCACGGTAGGGCAACATTAGTACTCACTTAACTCCCTTGGCAGTGAGCACCAGTCTTGTTCTCTGAGCAAATGGACAAAATCTCATGCTGTAGAGGCGAATAAGACCATCCGGCACTGGTCCAGGAGCAGGACATGCTGTTACACCAATGAAACACATGGAGCACAATAATGTCAATATTTACAAGAATATGGAAAAGTTAGTTACATAATATGGATGGAATTTCATCAGTAAAATAAGGTTCTTAACTGTTTATTAATCAGATTTTAAGaatttataatatgttttaaataaaacatattatatatatatatatatatatatatatatatatatatatatatatatatatatatatatatatatatatatatatatatttaacaaggATTACGCAACATGGGCTGATAACATCTGGGAGATTTTTCTGCAACCGGGTAGGTAATGAAACTTGTGGATAGTGAAACTAGCTGAATCTATGTAGACGAACGTGAATTCATATCTGCTTGTTTGGTTGTTTTTACGAACGCCTTTCCATTTTCAAGTAATAGATCAAACAATGAGACTGTGAGCGAGTCTGATTTCCTTGTTTTACCTTTTCCTTGGCATTTTGGAGATGGAGCCATTATCAGAGGGTTCACTTAAAGAAGATGAATCAATCGATGGTGAGCctacaaacaataaaaataaaataaaaaaacattcgcGTAAGCGTTTTATGCATAAGTTTCAAAAACTGTAGCTATGTGTTACATAACggaaggaagaaaaaaagggGAAATACTTTTGCGTAGATTATCATAGATGCTTAACATATTTTactaaaagcaaacaaaaatacattgaacGTTTGCTTACCTGTATAACCGGCTGAACTGACTGAAGTAAACGTTAACTTGAAAATTGAGTTTTTATGGAAGAATAGGTGTGGCTGAAGATAATGACTCCTCCTCTTACAGTCTACTTAATATTAACTTACACCAATGTTACTTTCAAAATAAAGCTCTTCTACCAAGCtacttaaatacaaaatattcttaaaGATAACGTTACTTCTCATCGATGTAAGAGTAGATATaccatattattttttacaactaACGACTATAAATGATAAACTGCTAACAAGTCTGCTATTATATCCGAATGTGTTGATTTACTGTTCATTTCTCTGATTATGCCGCGTTCTGTTTCCTGTACAATCAACTATGAACATACCAGACAGCTATATGCGGAACACATATTCGCGTATCACTGCGCGCTCTTACAACTGATCGGTTTTTCTGCCAGGGATTGTATCTTCGAGCGGAAGGATACAACTGAAGAAtcggtttaataaaataattttagaatatCATGTTTTcttaatacttttaatatttatttcacagtTATACAACATAGCCTCCAAAagcacaaacataaaatattatttgaaaagtgAATGAAAGTTTTTACTGTTtgtgaaatgaaaacattaaatacatttagaatataaATGTCATTAAATCATTTTGTATTTGAATAGTATGATACGTGATAAACTGCAACAAAATCAGTTGGGAACAGTTTACCTGCAAACGTcataataattcattataataattcCTTAGTGTAGTGGAGCCTACaacaattaaacacacacacacatatatatttcgCATTTTTTAGTTAATAGATAAAATTTCAATATAGGCAACTGAACTAGGAAAATTTCCCCAGTTTCcatttcacttcattttattaaaaatgtattaatcctTGTCTAAAAACAGACAAGGCtatattcacaatatagcttCTTGCAGACGTAAGAGTTGAGATGACAATGATTTCTGGATTGTTGAATGACTATTTATCTTCTATTTGTATCACAAGTACAAcatcttattttataaaaagataatcATCTAATCTTTGCTTCCACATTATGTTCACTGTTTATGTGTCTGTTGTTAGTGTGGGTGTCTTGCAAAGTCATGCGGAGGTTTCTTTTGCAGTTCGCGGTGAATGAGTCAGCTTGTcagtatagaattttttttttattatttaccctAACACAAGGGTCACTTGGACATAGGCTATGACACAGACATCTCAAAGCTTCTGCAAAGTCATGCTTAGCAATGCAATTAATATTTAAGAGGCAACTGATAGATCCATTGTTAGTTTTTAGCTTTATTGTTCTGGACAGGGTGGAGCACTTCAGCAAACAAGGGAAGAATTGAGAGATCACCTAACCCGTTTACTGCATGTTATAATCAACAATGACAactgcagaacaaaaaaaaaaaaaaagaaaagaaaaaaaactcagaagtttagtttctttcttctgaacacagaacaaaatattttaatgaattttagtaaccaaacagttgatggaaGCCACTGACTGAcaagtttttttggggggggggggtggggggggggggttcacacTATGGAAGTCAGAGGCTACCTGTAAAACCTCAGTGGCACCTGCTTCTGGTGAGATAATGGATCACATATAATCCTGAGAAATTAGTGTATGATGGTAACTCACTAGAAAAGTGGTGAACACCTAATAAGGAATATTAGGGCCATTTATGCAAACACTGAAAGTTAAACTCTAGAGAGGTGTGACCGCCGAACTGAGAGAATGAAAACCGTTAAACCTTGAGCAGGGGCACAGTGCCTGAAGTTGGCATACTATATGTATATTCCAGTATAACAATGACAGCATTTATACTGGAAAATCTCCTTACAGACAATCAAAGAATGAAGCTGGTCTAAAAATGGATTagtcaaaattaaaacaatgtttatgatGTACAGAATATTTAATCTATTGACTGAACACCAGAaagttttgtttccttttttaattttaattgtaccGACAATTGCatataatgcatataattcactctgaaaaaaagaagaaaaaaagtctcttaacctaagatttttagatttataaattTTGATATCGACAAAGAGACAAAAAGATTGATATACCAGGCATGCAATTCTCTTTTCATATTAATCAGGATCACAGTATAAAGGATGGACTGATATTAACATACCTTCTGAAACAATATATGTTAAAGCAGACAGGTGTGTTTTACCAGAGAACAAAGATTTTATTCTATAAACCATAATCATAATTGGGATTTCCTTCCATGTAGGACTTGTAGAACACCTTGTAGGTGTCTGTGCTGAACATTGTGGCTTTTACAGTGGGATCCTCCAACATGTGTTCAGTCCACTTCTTCAGCCGAGGAGTGTCATCCAAGCAGCTGGAAATGATAGTTAATTCcaaaaaataatatcaaaaagactttactaataaatataaaaaaaaaaaaaataaaaaaaaaaaaaaaatcacaagtctaactgaattaaatatttgtaatccaCTAACGAAATTTGAGTTTCTTACCGCTTtggttaaaattttatatattattttattttttttatcaagtaaaatGTCTGCATTTGTTCAACTCGGTCATAATCTacaatctctctttctctattgCTAGTGCACATAAATGGGATAgataaaatgtgaagaaaaaaaaaaaaacatactgcttCAGATCTATCATCTCCATCCTCTCAAACCACGGCCACATCATGTAGTCAATCATTGTTATTGAATCTCCTCCAAAAAACTTGGTCTTCTTGTTGACAagagtctgaaaaaaaaatccattaaagcaCAATTTAAGCATGATGTGATTCTGATATCTGAACTCAGCTGAAAAGGATCTTCAGACATATgtttaacatcagaaatacaatattgGATCTTTATTCCACTCAATTATGATATTATCAGTATTTCAACAGACCTCATTAAACTGGGCGAATTTCTCTTTAAGTTCTGCTTCAAGTGAAGACACATCTTCTCCTTTAGACTGGCCAACAGGGATCTTATAGAAGTAGGGAGTTACCTAAAAAGAGCATCCATTCAGATTGATGAAACggataaattaatttaacatatacatatatatatatatatatatatatatatatatatatcctatggAATGAGTTAGGAAATACCTTTGAGAATAGCTCCAGCAGCATTTTCTGTTGGGCCCTCTCAAACGGGTCAGACGGGAGCAGTTTCTTCTCAGGATAGACCTCATCCAGGTACTCGCAGGTGATTGGTGACTCGTAGATCACCTGACCACTCGGGGTCTCCAGCGTTGGCACTAAACCAAGAGGATTCTTCTCCAGAAACCAATCAGGCTTATTCTTCAAATTGATGTTGACGATGTCATGTCTAGGGCAAAATACAATTATTCATAGGGGCCTTTCCTTTTCACTCAAAGCATACACTGTTGTTCCCCAAAccaatttgaaatcattttattaatgcaATGTCATGCACACCCTCTGCACAACAAAAATACCTCATACTAACTAAATAACTCACTAATGCCCACTGATGTTTGTACTCACTTGATTCCCTTGGCATTGAGCACCAGTCTTGTCCGCTGGGCAAAAGGGCAGAATCTCATGCTGTAGAGCCGTATATGGTCCTTTGGCACAGGACCAGGAGCAGGGCTTCCTGTGgcacaatttaaacaaaaatcacGTTAACCATCTCTGCGATGACATTGGTATATAGTAATGTGAGTTTATAATGACCCAAAATGCATTTTCAAGTAGGAGCTGGTTTTTAGTATCGACAAAAGCATTTCACATGATGTTGCCATTATGTATtaaattttcattataaaaaaataataatagtatactTACTAAAATGTATGGTCTCTTTTGTGGATGTAATTTTAAGATATGAgacatatattaatttaaagttaACGATCTCTTGTAAACTAACTCTTAAGATTGACTGCCAAATCCTTTAATAGAAACTTATTCAATAAAAACAGGCGTATTTTGATACTTCAAGCAATGCAATCTGTGACAGTGCGGATTCCACCAGCGCATGACGCAGCATTTGTATGGAATACGCATAGTCATAAATAACAGTAAGGTTATAGTGATTTGATCGAAGTGCAGTGTCATACTGCCGTCAGCACTAAACACACCCCAGGTCAAGCTTTCGTGTACACATTGAAATAACAATTAAACTCCCCGTTTACTAACACAACAAAGACACATCTGGACATGTTTATCAAAGTCATTTGCTCAGTCACTGAATCTACAACACAATACTTCATAATGATTTCTTACCTTTTCCAAGACATTTCTGAGATGCTGCCATTGTTTTTATTAGCAGTGGAGGAGCGCTGGTGGAAGAATAGACCTGGAAAGGTTAAAGTACATTTAGGAGCAAAGTCTATTTCCATTAAAATACTACTGTTGTATTTGATTAACTGAGACGACAGAAAGTAACTTAAGTTACTTAAGTAGGAAGCTAAGGTAACCATTGTTTTCATAAATTCAATCATTTAACGTTACTGTTTCACCGCATCGAACTTAAATACATAAACTATCGATAGGATAAATAAAAGATATAAGGCGCACTTAATATGACACTTACCTGTCTAATTGTATGACTTGCCACACAATTTCGGTGGTTAATGTGAAGTTGGTCTATTTATTGGAAGGCGGCATGTCTAAAGATTTAATGATTAAACTGCAAACACgtctttatttcaaaataaaagtcctcagTAAACATTCAACCACTACTTATTGAAATGTAATTCAAAGCTCAGCGATCACTGTAATGAAAGACCTCACACTTCGTATTATCTCTTCTTCTCGactaaatgtaaactttatggcgatcatttaaatatgcaaagcATTTTAGGTAAAATTTTGTAATTACAGAtgtatgtaatatttacatttttaaatgtgatcaATCCCTTCTACCAATGTATAGTGACTTAGCATTCTTCTTGGCTTTAGCACCTATTTGCATGATGAATGGCGTTCCCCCCTGTATTTCCATACTGATTTGTGGTTGGTTTAATCATAACACTGCAGACAATATTTTCACACTTGTCTTGCACTGTCTGCCATTTGCTTCCGGACATG
The Carassius auratus strain Wakin chromosome 38, ASM336829v1, whole genome shotgun sequence genome window above contains:
- the LOC113056972 gene encoding glutathione S-transferase omega-1-like, producing the protein MAPSPKCQGKACPAPGPVPDGLIRLYSMRFCPFAQRTRLVLTAKGVKHEIININLKDKPDWFLEKNPSGTVPVLETSSGQVIYESPITCEYLDEAYPEKKLLPSDPFERAQQRMLLEIYSKVIPYFYKISMGKKRGEDVSAAEVEFTDKVSQLNEYLAKKKTKYFGGASITMIDYLIWPWFERAEMMGVKHCLANTPELRKWIECMFEDPVVKATMFKTEDHKVFFNTYMDGKPNYDHGL
- the gsto1 gene encoding glutathione S-transferase omega-1, encoding MAASQKCLGKGSPAPGPVPKDHIRLYSMRFCPFAQRTRLVLNAKGIKHDIVNINLKNKPDWFLEKNPLGLVPTLETPSGQVIYESPITCEYLDEVYPEKKLLPSDPFERAQQKMLLELFSKVTPYFYKIPVGQSKGEDVSSLEAELKEKFAQFNETLVNKKTKFFGGDSITMIDYMMWPWFERMEMIDLKHCLDDTPRLKKWTEHMLEDPTVKATMFSTDTYKVFYKSYMEGNPNYDYGL